In Cotesia glomerata isolate CgM1 linkage group LG1, MPM_Cglom_v2.3, whole genome shotgun sequence, one genomic interval encodes:
- the LOC123275160 gene encoding BTB/POZ domain-containing protein KCTD3 isoform X2, whose amino-acid sequence MKSSLPSLIMGDIIHLNVGGTRFSTSRQTLTWIPDSFFTALLSNRIASRRDETGALFIDRDPQIFSIILNYLRTRDIDLKSIDIRTLRHEAEYYGITPLIRRLMLCEDLTHSSCGDVLFYGYLPPPSIPLQESASVPVSTTDVGVHGRTVASLRPETSQPSTSQATPNQASNTNGPQNQKPPTSNHTRNSSLDYRLPQRSLQHSRNPSLDLRHARNSSADMNKYFRNEVGLVFGPHQASGWVDPLRVQMIKAHHNWIVIAYAHFITCYRLKDSSGWQHAFTSPHVEAIIERVAINAKMGSGADGKMVAISYGSQIRLWSVSEDGIKTNIGTFNLNVRVEYLFFIGSQLVALSPTGKIGVWHAMSQHWQIQDVVSISSFDTAGSFLLLGCNNGSIYYIDMQKFPLRMKDNDLLVTELYRDPNLDPITAISVYLTPKTTQGLCGNWIEIAYGTKSGIVRIIVQHPETVGHGPQLFQTFTVHQSSVTKVRLSEKYLVSVCSEYNHGRSWALTRFRGMISTQPGSTPVASFKIVSLDSVDSLLSNDAGNDFGPFGEQDDEQVFVQKVVPETDQLYVRLASNGKRVCVIQSVDGSSISSFCVHECEGSSRMGSRPRRFIFTGHSNGAIQMWDLTTALDPSFESHQAKNFAGGPSPEELWKLLDQCDLSNSHCSTPCLSPCPAIVSSGPRIKASNVQFLNQLQNSESNSGPSQV is encoded by the exons ATGAAATCTTCTCTTCCGTCTCTCATTATGGGAGATATAATTCACTTGAATGTCGGTGGAACTAG atTTTCGACGTCTCGTCAAACACTCACTTGGATCCCAGATTCATTTTTCACCGCGTTACTAAGTAACAGAATAGCCAGTCGTCGGGATGAAACTGGTGCTCTGTTTATTGACAGAGACCcacaaatattttcaattattttaaattatttacgtACCAGAGATATTgatttgaaaagtattgacATCAGGACACTGAGACACGAGGCTGAGTACTATGGTATCACTCCATTAATTAGAAGACTGATGCTTTGTGAGGACCTAACGCATTCCTCCTGTGGTGATGTACTATTTTATGGATATTTACCGCCCCCCA GTATTCCATTGCAAGAATCAGCTAGTGTGCCTGTCAGCACTACAGACGTTGGAGTTCACGGAAGAACGGTAGCATCTCTACGTCCGGAAACATCACAGCCCAGCACGTCTCAAGCTACTCCAAATCAAGCGTCTAATACAAAtg gACCACAAAATCAAAAGCCACCAACGTCTAATCACACGAGAAATTCATCACTGGATTACAGATTGCCACAAAGAAGCTTACAACACTCACGAAATCCATCACTGGATCTCCGACACGCTCGCAACAGTTCCGCTGATATGAATAAATACTTCAGAAATGAGGTTGGTTTGGTATTCGGTCCTCATCAAGCATCAGGCTGGGTGGATCCTCTGAGAGTTCAGATGATTAAAGCTCATCACAATTGGATTGTGATAGCGTACGCACATTTTATAACATGTTACCGATTGAAAGACTCATCGGGATGGCAGCATGCATTCACTAGTCCTCATGTCGAAGCGATAATCGAAAGAGTAGCTATCAATGCTAAAATGGGCAGCGGTGCTGACGGAAAAATGGTTGCTATATCTTACGGCAGTCAAATACGTTTATGGAGCGTATCTGAAGATGGAATTAAGACTAATATTGgtacatttaatttaaatgtacGCGTagagtatttatttttcattggcAGCCAATTGGTTGCTTTGTCACCAACCGGTAAAATTGGAGTCTGGCATGCAATGTCTCAGCACTGGCAAATTCAAGATGTCGTTTCAATATCATCTTTTGATACTGCTGGATCTTTTTTGTTGCTTGGATGTAACAACGGTTCTATTTACTACATCG ATATGCAAAAATTTCCACTAAGAATGAAAGACAATGACTTATTAGTAACAGAATTATACAGAGATCCTAATCTCGATCCAATAACTGCAATTTCAGTTTATCTTACACCAAAGACAA CACAAG GTCTTTGTGGAAATTGGATTGAGATTGCATATGGAACAAAGTCTGGAATAGTCAGAATTATAGTCCAGCATCCTGAGACTGTAGGTCATGGTCCTCAGCTTTTCCAAACTTTTACCGTACATCAGAGCAGCGTTACCAAA gTGAGATTGTCTGAGAAATATTTGGTGTCTGTTTGTTCGGAATATAATCACGGTAGAAGTTGGGCATTGACTCGATTCCGTGGTATGATTTCAACTCAACCAGGTTCAACACCAGTAGCTAGTTTCAAAATTGTTTCATTAGATTCTGTTGATTCTTTGCTGAGTAATGATGCTGGTAATGATTTTG gGCCCTTTGGCGAACAAGATGATGAACAAGTGTTTGTTCAAAAAGTAGTACCCGAAACAGATCAATTGTATGTACGATTAGCTTCTAATGGAAAACGCGTGTGCGTAATACAATCGGTCGATGGAAGTTCCATAAGCTCGTTCTGTGTTCACGAATGCGAGGGATCAAGTCGTATGGGATCGCGACCAAgaagatttatatttactgGTCACTCTAATGGGGCTATACAAATGTGGGATTTAACTACGGCCCTTGATCCTTCTTTTGAATCTCATCAag ccaAAAATTTTGCTGGTGGACCATCGCCAGAAGAATTATGGAAACTATTAGACCAATGTGATTTAAGTAATAGTCATTGCTCTACACCCTGTCTGAGTCCTTGTCCAGCAATTGTTTCCTCTGGACCTAGAATAAAGGCAAGCAATGTACAGTTTCttaatcaattacaaaatTCAGAATCAAATTCTGGTCCTAGCcaagtctaa
- the LOC123275160 gene encoding BTB/POZ domain-containing protein KCTD3 isoform X1, giving the protein MKSSLPSLIMGDIIHLNVGGTRFSTSRQTLTWIPDSFFTALLSNRIASRRDETGALFIDRDPQIFSIILNYLRTRDIDLKSIDIRTLRHEAEYYGITPLIRRLMLCEDLTHSSCGDVLFYGYLPPPSIPLQESASVPVSTTDVGVHGRTVASLRPETSQPSTSQATPNQASNTNGPQNQKPPTSNHTRNSSLDYRLPQRSLQHSRNPSLDLRHARNSSADMNKYFRNEVGLVFGPHQASGWVDPLRVQMIKAHHNWIVIAYAHFITCYRLKDSSGWQHAFTSPHVEAIIERVAINAKMGSGADGKMVAISYGSQIRLWSVSEDGIKTNIGTFNLNVRVEYLFFIGSQLVALSPTGKIGVWHAMSQHWQIQDVVSISSFDTAGSFLLLGCNNGSIYYIDMQKFPLRMKDNDLLVTELYRDPNLDPITAISVYLTPKTNILSLSTGLCGNWIEIAYGTKSGIVRIIVQHPETVGHGPQLFQTFTVHQSSVTKVRLSEKYLVSVCSEYNHGRSWALTRFRGMISTQPGSTPVASFKIVSLDSVDSLLSNDAGNDFGPFGEQDDEQVFVQKVVPETDQLYVRLASNGKRVCVIQSVDGSSISSFCVHECEGSSRMGSRPRRFIFTGHSNGAIQMWDLTTALDPSFESHQAKNFAGGPSPEELWKLLDQCDLSNSHCSTPCLSPCPAIVSSGPRIKASNVQFLNQLQNSESNSGPSQV; this is encoded by the exons ATGAAATCTTCTCTTCCGTCTCTCATTATGGGAGATATAATTCACTTGAATGTCGGTGGAACTAG atTTTCGACGTCTCGTCAAACACTCACTTGGATCCCAGATTCATTTTTCACCGCGTTACTAAGTAACAGAATAGCCAGTCGTCGGGATGAAACTGGTGCTCTGTTTATTGACAGAGACCcacaaatattttcaattattttaaattatttacgtACCAGAGATATTgatttgaaaagtattgacATCAGGACACTGAGACACGAGGCTGAGTACTATGGTATCACTCCATTAATTAGAAGACTGATGCTTTGTGAGGACCTAACGCATTCCTCCTGTGGTGATGTACTATTTTATGGATATTTACCGCCCCCCA GTATTCCATTGCAAGAATCAGCTAGTGTGCCTGTCAGCACTACAGACGTTGGAGTTCACGGAAGAACGGTAGCATCTCTACGTCCGGAAACATCACAGCCCAGCACGTCTCAAGCTACTCCAAATCAAGCGTCTAATACAAAtg gACCACAAAATCAAAAGCCACCAACGTCTAATCACACGAGAAATTCATCACTGGATTACAGATTGCCACAAAGAAGCTTACAACACTCACGAAATCCATCACTGGATCTCCGACACGCTCGCAACAGTTCCGCTGATATGAATAAATACTTCAGAAATGAGGTTGGTTTGGTATTCGGTCCTCATCAAGCATCAGGCTGGGTGGATCCTCTGAGAGTTCAGATGATTAAAGCTCATCACAATTGGATTGTGATAGCGTACGCACATTTTATAACATGTTACCGATTGAAAGACTCATCGGGATGGCAGCATGCATTCACTAGTCCTCATGTCGAAGCGATAATCGAAAGAGTAGCTATCAATGCTAAAATGGGCAGCGGTGCTGACGGAAAAATGGTTGCTATATCTTACGGCAGTCAAATACGTTTATGGAGCGTATCTGAAGATGGAATTAAGACTAATATTGgtacatttaatttaaatgtacGCGTagagtatttatttttcattggcAGCCAATTGGTTGCTTTGTCACCAACCGGTAAAATTGGAGTCTGGCATGCAATGTCTCAGCACTGGCAAATTCAAGATGTCGTTTCAATATCATCTTTTGATACTGCTGGATCTTTTTTGTTGCTTGGATGTAACAACGGTTCTATTTACTACATCG ATATGCAAAAATTTCCACTAAGAATGAAAGACAATGACTTATTAGTAACAGAATTATACAGAGATCCTAATCTCGATCCAATAACTGCAATTTCAGTTTATCTTACACCAAAGACAA ATATTCTGTCCCTTTCTACAGGTCTTTGTGGAAATTGGATTGAGATTGCATATGGAACAAAGTCTGGAATAGTCAGAATTATAGTCCAGCATCCTGAGACTGTAGGTCATGGTCCTCAGCTTTTCCAAACTTTTACCGTACATCAGAGCAGCGTTACCAAA gTGAGATTGTCTGAGAAATATTTGGTGTCTGTTTGTTCGGAATATAATCACGGTAGAAGTTGGGCATTGACTCGATTCCGTGGTATGATTTCAACTCAACCAGGTTCAACACCAGTAGCTAGTTTCAAAATTGTTTCATTAGATTCTGTTGATTCTTTGCTGAGTAATGATGCTGGTAATGATTTTG gGCCCTTTGGCGAACAAGATGATGAACAAGTGTTTGTTCAAAAAGTAGTACCCGAAACAGATCAATTGTATGTACGATTAGCTTCTAATGGAAAACGCGTGTGCGTAATACAATCGGTCGATGGAAGTTCCATAAGCTCGTTCTGTGTTCACGAATGCGAGGGATCAAGTCGTATGGGATCGCGACCAAgaagatttatatttactgGTCACTCTAATGGGGCTATACAAATGTGGGATTTAACTACGGCCCTTGATCCTTCTTTTGAATCTCATCAag ccaAAAATTTTGCTGGTGGACCATCGCCAGAAGAATTATGGAAACTATTAGACCAATGTGATTTAAGTAATAGTCATTGCTCTACACCCTGTCTGAGTCCTTGTCCAGCAATTGTTTCCTCTGGACCTAGAATAAAGGCAAGCAATGTACAGTTTCttaatcaattacaaaatTCAGAATCAAATTCTGGTCCTAGCcaagtctaa
- the LOC123275160 gene encoding BTB/POZ domain-containing protein KCTD3 isoform X3, which yields MKSSLPSLIMGDIIHLNVGGTRFSTSRQTLTWIPDSFFTALLSNRIASRRDETGALFIDRDPQIFSIILNYLRTRDIDLKSIDIRTLRHEAEYYGITPLIRRLMLCEDLTHSSCGDVLFYGYLPPPSIPLQESASVPVSTTDVGVHGRTVASLRPETSQPSTSQATPNQASNTNGPQNQKPPTSNHTRNSSLDYRLPQRSLQHSRNPSLDLRHARNSSADMNKYFRNEVGLVFGPHQASGWVDPLRVQMIKAHHNWIVIAYAHFITCYRLKDSSGWQHAFTSPHVEAIIERVAINAKMGSGADGKMVAISYGSQIRLWSVSEDGIKTNIGTFNLNVRVEYLFFIGSQLVALSPTGKIGVWHAMSQHWQIQDVVSISSFDTAGSFLLLGCNNGSIYYIDMQKFPLRMKDNDLLVTELYRDPNLDPITAISVYLTPKTSLCGNWIEIAYGTKSGIVRIIVQHPETVGHGPQLFQTFTVHQSSVTKVRLSEKYLVSVCSEYNHGRSWALTRFRGMISTQPGSTPVASFKIVSLDSVDSLLSNDAGNDFGPFGEQDDEQVFVQKVVPETDQLYVRLASNGKRVCVIQSVDGSSISSFCVHECEGSSRMGSRPRRFIFTGHSNGAIQMWDLTTALDPSFESHQAKNFAGGPSPEELWKLLDQCDLSNSHCSTPCLSPCPAIVSSGPRIKASNVQFLNQLQNSESNSGPSQV from the exons ATGAAATCTTCTCTTCCGTCTCTCATTATGGGAGATATAATTCACTTGAATGTCGGTGGAACTAG atTTTCGACGTCTCGTCAAACACTCACTTGGATCCCAGATTCATTTTTCACCGCGTTACTAAGTAACAGAATAGCCAGTCGTCGGGATGAAACTGGTGCTCTGTTTATTGACAGAGACCcacaaatattttcaattattttaaattatttacgtACCAGAGATATTgatttgaaaagtattgacATCAGGACACTGAGACACGAGGCTGAGTACTATGGTATCACTCCATTAATTAGAAGACTGATGCTTTGTGAGGACCTAACGCATTCCTCCTGTGGTGATGTACTATTTTATGGATATTTACCGCCCCCCA GTATTCCATTGCAAGAATCAGCTAGTGTGCCTGTCAGCACTACAGACGTTGGAGTTCACGGAAGAACGGTAGCATCTCTACGTCCGGAAACATCACAGCCCAGCACGTCTCAAGCTACTCCAAATCAAGCGTCTAATACAAAtg gACCACAAAATCAAAAGCCACCAACGTCTAATCACACGAGAAATTCATCACTGGATTACAGATTGCCACAAAGAAGCTTACAACACTCACGAAATCCATCACTGGATCTCCGACACGCTCGCAACAGTTCCGCTGATATGAATAAATACTTCAGAAATGAGGTTGGTTTGGTATTCGGTCCTCATCAAGCATCAGGCTGGGTGGATCCTCTGAGAGTTCAGATGATTAAAGCTCATCACAATTGGATTGTGATAGCGTACGCACATTTTATAACATGTTACCGATTGAAAGACTCATCGGGATGGCAGCATGCATTCACTAGTCCTCATGTCGAAGCGATAATCGAAAGAGTAGCTATCAATGCTAAAATGGGCAGCGGTGCTGACGGAAAAATGGTTGCTATATCTTACGGCAGTCAAATACGTTTATGGAGCGTATCTGAAGATGGAATTAAGACTAATATTGgtacatttaatttaaatgtacGCGTagagtatttatttttcattggcAGCCAATTGGTTGCTTTGTCACCAACCGGTAAAATTGGAGTCTGGCATGCAATGTCTCAGCACTGGCAAATTCAAGATGTCGTTTCAATATCATCTTTTGATACTGCTGGATCTTTTTTGTTGCTTGGATGTAACAACGGTTCTATTTACTACATCG ATATGCAAAAATTTCCACTAAGAATGAAAGACAATGACTTATTAGTAACAGAATTATACAGAGATCCTAATCTCGATCCAATAACTGCAATTTCAGTTTATCTTACACCAAAGACAA GTCTTTGTGGAAATTGGATTGAGATTGCATATGGAACAAAGTCTGGAATAGTCAGAATTATAGTCCAGCATCCTGAGACTGTAGGTCATGGTCCTCAGCTTTTCCAAACTTTTACCGTACATCAGAGCAGCGTTACCAAA gTGAGATTGTCTGAGAAATATTTGGTGTCTGTTTGTTCGGAATATAATCACGGTAGAAGTTGGGCATTGACTCGATTCCGTGGTATGATTTCAACTCAACCAGGTTCAACACCAGTAGCTAGTTTCAAAATTGTTTCATTAGATTCTGTTGATTCTTTGCTGAGTAATGATGCTGGTAATGATTTTG gGCCCTTTGGCGAACAAGATGATGAACAAGTGTTTGTTCAAAAAGTAGTACCCGAAACAGATCAATTGTATGTACGATTAGCTTCTAATGGAAAACGCGTGTGCGTAATACAATCGGTCGATGGAAGTTCCATAAGCTCGTTCTGTGTTCACGAATGCGAGGGATCAAGTCGTATGGGATCGCGACCAAgaagatttatatttactgGTCACTCTAATGGGGCTATACAAATGTGGGATTTAACTACGGCCCTTGATCCTTCTTTTGAATCTCATCAag ccaAAAATTTTGCTGGTGGACCATCGCCAGAAGAATTATGGAAACTATTAGACCAATGTGATTTAAGTAATAGTCATTGCTCTACACCCTGTCTGAGTCCTTGTCCAGCAATTGTTTCCTCTGGACCTAGAATAAAGGCAAGCAATGTACAGTTTCttaatcaattacaaaatTCAGAATCAAATTCTGGTCCTAGCcaagtctaa